One Gaiella occulta genomic region harbors:
- a CDS encoding chlorite dismutase family protein, protein MSTDRRQPTYQRIEGVEVGQYVSYRFFKVDPCWRRLPADERSAHKDAFAEVVEEWAGRMEGLRAYNVSGVRPEADFFLWQITERYDDLLELGAALNGTPLAGWLTTPYSYLATTKPSVYTDKKRVRQGKVIPREAPYLVVYPFVKKRGWYFLTFEERADAMRQHAEVGGTFVTVTNHTTYSFGIDDQEFMPAFECEEPADFMHLMMTLRETEASRWTERDTPIFVGALAPIRSVLAALDGAESRVGA, encoded by the coding sequence GTGAGCACGGATCGCCGGCAGCCGACCTATCAGCGCATCGAGGGCGTCGAGGTCGGCCAGTACGTGTCGTACCGGTTCTTCAAGGTCGACCCCTGCTGGCGGCGACTACCGGCCGACGAGCGCTCGGCGCACAAGGATGCGTTCGCCGAGGTGGTGGAGGAGTGGGCCGGCCGCATGGAGGGGTTGCGCGCCTACAACGTCTCCGGCGTCCGCCCGGAGGCGGACTTCTTCCTCTGGCAGATCACCGAGCGCTACGACGACCTGCTCGAGCTCGGCGCCGCGCTCAACGGCACCCCGCTCGCCGGCTGGCTGACGACGCCGTACTCCTACCTCGCCACGACGAAGCCGTCCGTCTACACCGACAAGAAGCGGGTGCGGCAGGGCAAGGTGATCCCGCGCGAGGCTCCCTACCTCGTCGTGTACCCGTTCGTGAAGAAGCGCGGATGGTACTTCCTCACGTTCGAGGAGCGCGCCGACGCGATGAGGCAGCACGCGGAGGTCGGCGGCACGTTCGTCACCGTCACGAACCACACCACCTACTCGTTCGGCATCGACGACCAGGAGTTCATGCCGGCCTTCGAGTGCGAGGAGCCGGCCGACTTCATGCACCTGATGATGACGCTGCGCGAGACCGAGGCCTCGCGCTGGACGGAGCGCGACACGCCGATCTTCGTCGGCGCGCTGGCGCCGATCCGCTCGGTGCTCGCGGCGCTCGACGGTGCCGAGAGCCGCGTCGGCGCCTGA
- a CDS encoding lysylphosphatidylglycerol synthase transmembrane domain-containing protein, translated as MQRVLEAIETFWEHLADVRLVPLAIAVGLHLVKLGCTSRAWRNVLAAAYPEERVRWRSIYAAYAAGVGVNAIFPARAGDVVRLYLTHRAIPGSSYTTLASSTLVLSIVDFGLALGLFTWALTQGVLPGLDVLPLLPSFDFHWFLAHGGTSQVLLVVLVLASVALAVWLRYRVRELGARVTQAFVVLRSPVRYVRTVVVWQLADWSLRLVTIWLALGAFGIHQSLRNVLLVQASSSLATLVPVSPGGIGTEQAFLLYTLGGQASRTALLAFSVGMKLTLTAVNVAVGFAAILLTLRTLRFRRATEALSPLP; from the coding sequence GTGCAGCGTGTCCTCGAGGCGATCGAGACGTTCTGGGAGCATCTCGCCGACGTGCGCCTCGTGCCGCTCGCGATCGCCGTCGGGCTCCATCTCGTCAAGCTCGGCTGCACGAGCCGCGCCTGGCGCAACGTCCTCGCTGCGGCGTATCCGGAGGAGCGCGTGCGCTGGCGCTCGATCTACGCCGCCTACGCCGCGGGAGTCGGCGTCAACGCGATCTTCCCGGCCCGCGCAGGCGACGTCGTGCGCCTCTACCTCACCCACCGTGCGATCCCGGGATCGAGCTACACGACGCTTGCGAGCTCGACGCTCGTGCTCTCGATCGTCGACTTCGGCCTTGCCCTCGGCCTGTTCACGTGGGCGCTCACGCAGGGCGTGCTGCCGGGCCTCGACGTGCTGCCGTTGCTGCCGAGCTTCGACTTCCACTGGTTCCTCGCGCACGGCGGCACCTCCCAGGTGCTGCTCGTCGTGCTCGTGCTCGCCTCCGTCGCGCTCGCGGTCTGGCTGCGCTACCGCGTCCGCGAGCTGGGCGCCCGCGTGACGCAGGCGTTCGTCGTGCTGCGCTCTCCCGTGCGCTACGTGCGCACCGTGGTCGTGTGGCAGCTCGCCGACTGGTCGCTGCGGCTCGTCACGATCTGGCTCGCCCTGGGCGCGTTCGGCATCCACCAGAGCCTGCGCAACGTCCTGCTCGTGCAGGCGAGCTCGAGCCTCGCCACGCTGGTGCCCGTGAGCCCCGGCGGTATCGGCACCGAGCAGGCGTTCCTGCTCTACACGCTCGGCGGGCAGGCGTCGCGCACGGCGCTGCTCGCGTTCAGCGTCGGCATGAAGCTCACCCTCACCGCCGTCAACGTGGCCGTCGGCTTCGCCGCCATCCTGCTGACACTGCGCACGCTCCGCTTCCGGCGGGCGACGGAGGCCCTCAGCCCGCTGCCGTAG
- a CDS encoding S8 family peptidase produces MKRGFPLISGIACVLALAAGAQARPTAAGPSAEVVVTFSSPPLSRAHAPRRVAADRIAREQARFERALGAALPSARVRWRYRIVLNGVAVVVPLRAVAGLRLLPGVRHVEAGATYGASRDTVAAGRAGLGWAPGLENQGAGMKIGIIDDGVDQRHPFFNPAGYAMPPGFPRGQRAYTTAKVIVARAFPPPGSAYANAGKPFDAGRSSHGTHVAGIAAGNAGTVATGGRRLSGVAPRAYIGNYKALTVPTDAGVGLDGNAAEIVAAIEAAVADGMDVINLSIGEPEVEPSRDLVALALDGAADAGVVPVVAAGNDFGEFGRGSLASPGSAAKAITVAAVTSGEPAGSNIVADFSSSGPTTLSLRLKPDVSAPGVGILSSVPGGWQSISGTSMASPHVAGAAALLRERHPDWSVAQLKAALISTGDTTLVAPGEAATPLRGGGGVIDLLRADRPLVLAAPASLSLGLVRSGTTTAAAAELEDAGGGPGEWAVAVEALATPAGTSLSVPATVAAPGRLELSATVAGDGAEGDATGFVELTRGSDVRRIPYWFRVTRPALQLATARRLETPGTYAGSTKGRAATVSTYRYPEVPAGAGVTATLAGPEQVFRLTLEAPVANFGVVITQRARGVRVEPRVVAAGDENRLTGYAALPLNLNPYLAQFGDPVPAAGAVRPLAGTYDVVFDSATRAGAGAFRFRFWIDDTTPPAARLERARVRRGTALRVRLADAGSGVDPSTLTARIDGARVEVPISGGVARIATASLAPGRHRLRLQVSDYQESRNTESVPPILPNTRVLTAAFVVLR; encoded by the coding sequence ATGAAGCGCGGTTTCCCCCTCATCTCCGGCATCGCATGCGTGCTCGCCCTGGCCGCGGGCGCACAGGCGCGCCCGACCGCGGCGGGGCCGTCGGCCGAGGTCGTCGTCACGTTCTCGTCCCCGCCGCTCTCCCGGGCGCACGCGCCGCGCCGCGTTGCGGCGGACCGGATCGCACGCGAGCAGGCGCGCTTCGAGCGGGCCCTCGGCGCGGCACTGCCGTCCGCGCGCGTGCGCTGGCGCTACCGCATCGTGCTCAACGGCGTCGCCGTCGTCGTCCCCCTGCGCGCTGTCGCCGGCCTCCGCCTCCTGCCCGGCGTCCGCCACGTCGAGGCCGGGGCCACCTACGGCGCCAGCCGTGACACGGTCGCAGCCGGTCGAGCGGGTCTCGGCTGGGCCCCCGGCCTGGAGAACCAGGGCGCCGGCATGAAGATCGGGATCATCGACGACGGCGTCGACCAGCGTCACCCGTTCTTCAACCCGGCCGGGTATGCGATGCCGCCCGGCTTTCCGCGCGGTCAGCGCGCCTACACGACGGCGAAGGTGATCGTGGCACGGGCCTTCCCGCCGCCGGGCAGCGCCTATGCGAACGCGGGCAAGCCGTTCGACGCCGGGAGATCGAGCCACGGCACCCACGTCGCGGGCATCGCCGCCGGCAACGCCGGCACGGTCGCGACCGGCGGGCGCAGGCTGTCGGGCGTCGCGCCACGCGCGTACATCGGCAACTACAAGGCGCTGACCGTGCCCACCGACGCCGGTGTCGGCCTCGACGGCAACGCCGCCGAGATCGTCGCCGCGATCGAGGCTGCCGTCGCCGACGGCATGGACGTGATCAACCTCTCGATCGGCGAGCCCGAGGTCGAGCCCTCGCGCGACCTCGTCGCCCTCGCGCTCGACGGCGCCGCGGACGCAGGCGTCGTGCCCGTCGTGGCGGCGGGGAACGATTTCGGCGAGTTCGGCCGCGGCTCCCTCGCATCGCCCGGGTCGGCGGCGAAGGCGATCACCGTCGCGGCCGTCACGAGCGGCGAGCCGGCGGGCAGCAACATCGTGGCAGACTTCAGCTCCTCCGGGCCGACGACGCTGTCGCTGCGGCTGAAACCCGATGTGAGCGCGCCCGGGGTCGGCATCCTGTCCTCCGTCCCGGGCGGCTGGCAGTCGATCTCGGGCACGAGCATGGCGAGCCCGCACGTCGCCGGGGCGGCCGCACTGCTTCGCGAGCGCCACCCGGATTGGAGCGTGGCGCAGCTCAAGGCGGCGCTGATCTCGACCGGCGACACCACGCTCGTCGCGCCCGGCGAGGCCGCAACGCCCCTGCGCGGAGGCGGCGGCGTGATCGACCTTCTCCGCGCCGATCGGCCTCTCGTGCTCGCGGCGCCGGCGTCGCTCTCGCTCGGCCTCGTCCGCAGCGGGACGACCACGGCGGCCGCGGCGGAGCTCGAGGACGCAGGCGGCGGCCCGGGCGAGTGGGCGGTCGCGGTCGAGGCGCTCGCCACGCCGGCCGGCACATCGCTCTCCGTTCCGGCGACGGTGGCGGCGCCCGGACGGCTCGAGCTGTCGGCGACCGTCGCAGGCGACGGAGCCGAAGGGGACGCCACCGGTTTCGTCGAGCTCACGCGCGGCAGCGACGTGCGCCGCATCCCCTACTGGTTCCGCGTCACCCGTCCCGCGCTGCAGCTTGCGACCGCGAGGAGGCTGGAGACGCCGGGCACCTACGCGGGCTCGACGAAGGGGCGTGCGGCGACCGTTTCGACCTACCGCTATCCCGAGGTGCCCGCCGGCGCCGGCGTCACCGCAACGCTCGCCGGCCCCGAGCAGGTGTTCCGCCTCACGCTCGAGGCGCCCGTCGCGAACTTCGGGGTCGTGATCACGCAGCGCGCCAGGGGCGTCCGCGTCGAGCCGCGCGTCGTCGCCGCCGGGGACGAGAACCGGCTCACCGGCTACGCGGCGCTCCCGCTCAACCTCAACCCGTACCTGGCGCAGTTCGGCGACCCGGTGCCGGCAGCCGGCGCCGTGCGCCCGCTTGCGGGCACCTACGACGTCGTCTTCGACAGCGCCACCCGGGCGGGCGCGGGCGCGTTCCGCTTCCGCTTCTGGATCGACGACACGACGCCGCCCGCAGCGCGGCTCGAGCGCGCGCGCGTGCGTCGCGGCACTGCGCTGCGCGTACGGCTCGCCGACGCCGGCTCGGGTGTCGACCCCTCGACGCTGACCGCGAGGATCGACGGCGCCCGGGTCGAGGTACCGATCAGCGGCGGCGTCGCGCGCATCGCGACCGCGTCACTCGCACCGGGCCGCCATCGCCTGCGCCTCCAGGTCTCCGACTACCAGGAGTCGCGCAACACGGAGAGCGTGCCGCCGATCCTGCCGAACACGCGGGTGCTGACGGCCGCGTTCGTCGTCCTGCGCTGA
- the uvrC gene encoding excinuclease ABC subunit UvrC — protein MSDDVREQLGTLPRGPGVYLFRDEGDDVLYVGKAKSLRARVRSYFNRGDQRLGIDRMVGRVRRIEVIVTRSEAEALHLEQNLVKRHRPPFNVRLRDDKSFPYIAVTASDEYPRVMFTRERHRRGAVYFGPFANAKRVRETLDVLNRVFQFRPCEGPNPGRHSGIPCLDFHIERCTAPCIGAVSREEYRAQIDGVIAFLSGDTRSIVRELERKMREAAGGERYEEAARYRNRLIAIESLAERQGADRKTVGTVDVIGLAADGDRAAVQLFPLRDGKLIDRYAFHLENVEGQDRATILESFCLEYYTSAPRVPPQVIVPCDIEHTEAIAGFLSRLRGSAVEVRAPVRGEKRRLAELADENARLALTHEATAAERTRLRRVEALESLRESLNLESLPVRVECFDISNIQGRDIVASMTVFVDAQPKKAHYRTFSVHGLEGQDDFASMAQVVARRFARLRDGGDTGRHDASFSSVPNLVVIDGGKGQLAAALEAIHETGELPRVAVIALAKREEAVYVPGSPAPIVLERHDPGLQLLQRIRDEAHRFAVSYHRQRRDTRAFASIFDTLEGIGPARRRAILRHFGSAERFLAASQEEVEAVPGLPAKTARAVFAQLHRTGGAP, from the coding sequence GTGAGCGACGACGTACGCGAACAGCTCGGCACGCTGCCCCGCGGTCCGGGCGTCTACCTCTTTCGCGACGAGGGTGACGACGTCCTCTACGTGGGCAAGGCGAAGTCGCTGCGCGCGCGCGTGCGCAGCTACTTCAACCGCGGCGACCAGCGACTCGGCATCGACCGCATGGTCGGTCGCGTGCGGCGCATCGAGGTGATCGTGACCCGGAGCGAGGCGGAGGCGCTGCATCTCGAGCAGAACCTCGTCAAGCGCCACCGGCCGCCGTTCAACGTGCGCTTGCGGGACGACAAGTCGTTCCCGTACATCGCGGTGACGGCGTCGGACGAGTACCCGCGCGTGATGTTCACGCGCGAGCGGCACCGCCGCGGCGCCGTCTACTTCGGCCCCTTCGCGAACGCGAAGAGGGTGCGCGAGACACTCGACGTGCTCAACCGTGTGTTCCAGTTCCGCCCCTGCGAGGGTCCGAATCCGGGGCGGCACTCGGGCATCCCGTGCCTCGACTTCCACATCGAGCGCTGCACGGCACCGTGCATCGGCGCCGTCTCGCGCGAGGAGTACCGCGCGCAGATCGACGGGGTGATCGCATTCCTCTCCGGCGACACGCGCTCGATCGTGCGGGAGCTGGAGCGGAAGATGCGCGAGGCGGCCGGCGGCGAGCGCTACGAGGAGGCGGCGCGCTACCGCAACCGGCTGATCGCGATCGAGAGCCTCGCCGAGCGGCAGGGTGCCGACCGCAAGACGGTCGGCACCGTGGACGTGATCGGGCTCGCCGCCGACGGCGACCGCGCCGCCGTGCAGCTGTTCCCGCTGCGCGACGGCAAGCTCATCGACCGCTACGCGTTCCATCTCGAGAACGTCGAGGGGCAGGATCGCGCCACGATCCTCGAGTCGTTCTGCCTCGAGTACTACACGTCCGCCCCGCGCGTGCCGCCGCAGGTGATCGTCCCCTGCGACATCGAGCACACCGAAGCGATCGCCGGGTTCCTCTCGCGCCTGCGCGGATCGGCGGTCGAGGTGCGCGCACCGGTCCGCGGCGAGAAGCGGCGGCTCGCCGAGCTGGCCGACGAGAACGCCCGTCTCGCCCTCACGCACGAGGCGACGGCGGCGGAGCGGACGCGGCTGCGCCGCGTCGAGGCGCTCGAGAGCCTGCGCGAGAGCCTCAACCTCGAGAGCCTGCCGGTGCGGGTCGAGTGCTTCGACATCTCGAACATCCAGGGGCGCGACATCGTGGCCTCGATGACGGTGTTCGTCGACGCCCAGCCGAAGAAGGCGCACTACCGCACCTTCTCCGTGCACGGCCTCGAGGGCCAGGACGACTTCGCCTCGATGGCCCAGGTCGTCGCCCGCCGCTTCGCCCGCCTGCGAGACGGCGGCGACACCGGCCGCCACGACGCCAGCTTCTCTTCGGTTCCGAACCTCGTCGTCATCGACGGCGGCAAGGGGCAGCTCGCCGCGGCGCTCGAGGCGATCCACGAGACGGGAGAGCTGCCGCGCGTCGCGGTGATCGCGCTCGCCAAGCGCGAGGAGGCGGTGTACGTGCCGGGAAGCCCCGCGCCGATCGTGCTCGAGCGTCACGACCCGGGCCTGCAGCTCCTGCAGCGCATCCGCGACGAGGCGCACCGGTTCGCGGTCTCGTACCACCGGCAGCGCCGCGACACCCGCGCCTTCGCGTCGATCTTCGACACGCTCGAGGGCATCGGGCCGGCACGCAGGCGTGCGATCCTGCGGCACTTCGGCTCGGCCGAGCGCTTCCTCGCCGCCTCGCAGGAGGAAGTCGAGGCCGTGCCGGGCCTGCCGGCGAAGACGGCGCGCGCGGTCTTCGCGCAACTCCACAGGACCGGGGGAGCGCCGTAG
- a CDS encoding diguanylate cyclase, whose amino-acid sequence MLVRLSVRRKLVGIAWIGVAITCAVGAIAVRALGEVQAANRRAAVAVDVAVLAAHEREVLQDVRATLYGALGSTFVPSRDGVQLRRTMAAAVADLRETQRVLAADLRGLGMSESGVELPGSDAFMQHATLLADDRARGRPVRRSDVAAFETMAGAIAAQILSNQALLQQRADTARAQARRVERQARFDLLTAVAAAVVALVGLGTLLARSILHRLQEMRATAERLTGGDLEARIAVSGSDELAALGGAFNETAESIGRLLARVEADAEKDGFARELADALEMADSEADVHEVVQHAMAKLAPGRPMELLLSDSSRAHLQRAAANVGAPAPSCPVEQPYSCVAVRRAQPVVFPSSEALSACPKLRGRPEGDLSACCIPVSFMGRSLGVLHATATNGTEWSQEEVDRLGALASQAGTRIGTVRSFERTQLQAATDGLTGLLNRRSIETRVRRLVTSRTPFAFILADLDHFKALNDTYGHEAGDRALKMFAALLRKHVREDDLTARLGGEEFVVVLPNATVDGAVQLLERLRAEVGAASAGDAPAFTASFGVSASSAGESFDEILCVADAALYRAKDEGRDRVVIAGPDEEAEARLRRPQRVGGDVADRHLDAAAGNGVPALHAVAADDDPMQDILL is encoded by the coding sequence ATGCTCGTCCGTCTCTCCGTGCGCCGCAAGCTCGTCGGCATCGCGTGGATCGGTGTCGCCATCACGTGCGCCGTCGGCGCCATCGCCGTGCGGGCGCTCGGCGAGGTGCAGGCGGCGAACCGCCGCGCCGCCGTCGCCGTCGACGTTGCCGTGCTCGCAGCCCACGAGCGGGAGGTGCTGCAGGACGTTCGCGCGACGCTCTACGGGGCGCTCGGATCCACCTTCGTTCCCTCCCGCGACGGCGTCCAGCTGCGACGCACGATGGCCGCCGCCGTCGCCGATCTGCGCGAGACGCAGCGCGTGCTCGCGGCCGACCTGCGCGGGCTCGGCATGTCCGAGAGCGGCGTGGAGCTGCCCGGCAGCGACGCCTTCATGCAGCATGCGACGCTGCTCGCGGACGACCGCGCCCGCGGCAGACCGGTGCGCCGATCCGACGTCGCCGCATTCGAGACGATGGCCGGGGCGATCGCCGCGCAGATCCTCTCCAACCAGGCGCTGCTCCAGCAGCGCGCCGACACGGCGAGGGCGCAGGCGCGCCGCGTCGAGCGGCAGGCGCGCTTCGATCTGCTCACCGCCGTCGCGGCGGCGGTCGTCGCCCTCGTGGGCCTCGGCACCCTGCTCGCCCGCTCGATCCTGCACCGCTTGCAGGAGATGCGGGCGACGGCGGAGCGGCTGACGGGCGGCGACCTCGAGGCACGCATCGCAGTCAGCGGCAGCGACGAGCTGGCAGCGCTCGGTGGAGCCTTCAACGAGACGGCGGAGAGCATCGGGAGGCTGCTCGCGCGCGTGGAGGCCGACGCCGAGAAGGACGGGTTCGCGCGCGAGCTCGCGGACGCGCTCGAGATGGCCGACTCCGAGGCCGACGTGCACGAGGTCGTGCAGCATGCGATGGCCAAGCTCGCGCCGGGGAGGCCCATGGAGCTGCTGCTCTCCGACTCGTCGCGCGCGCACCTCCAGCGCGCGGCCGCCAACGTCGGCGCGCCGGCTCCCTCGTGTCCCGTCGAGCAGCCGTACAGCTGTGTCGCCGTGCGGCGCGCACAGCCCGTGGTGTTCCCGTCCAGCGAGGCGCTCAGCGCCTGCCCGAAGCTGCGCGGGCGCCCCGAGGGCGACCTCTCGGCCTGCTGCATCCCCGTCTCGTTCATGGGACGGTCGCTCGGCGTCCTGCACGCGACCGCGACGAACGGCACGGAGTGGTCGCAGGAGGAGGTGGATCGGCTCGGTGCGCTCGCCTCTCAGGCCGGCACGCGCATCGGCACCGTGCGGTCGTTCGAGCGCACCCAGCTCCAGGCTGCCACGGACGGGCTCACGGGGCTCCTGAACCGGCGCTCGATCGAGACGCGCGTGCGCCGGCTCGTGACGAGTCGTACCCCGTTCGCCTTCATCCTCGCCGATCTCGACCACTTCAAGGCGCTCAACGACACCTACGGGCACGAGGCCGGCGACCGCGCGCTGAAGATGTTCGCGGCGCTGCTGCGCAAGCACGTGCGCGAGGACGATCTCACGGCGCGACTGGGCGGGGAGGAGTTCGTCGTCGTCCTGCCCAACGCGACGGTGGACGGGGCCGTGCAGCTGCTCGAGCGCCTCCGCGCCGAGGTCGGCGCCGCCTCCGCCGGCGACGCGCCCGCGTTCACCGCAAGCTTCGGTGTCTCCGCCTCGAGCGCCGGCGAATCGTTCGACGAGATCCTGTGCGTCGCCGATGCGGCGCTCTATCGCGCCAAGGACGAGGGGCGCGACCGCGTCGTGATCGCCGGCCCGGACGAGGAGGCCGAGGCGCGGCTGAGGAGGCCTCAGCGCGTCGGCGGGGACGTCGCCGACCGCCATCTCGACGCCGCCGCGGGCAACGGCGTCCCGGCCCTTCATGCCGTCGCCGCCGACGACGATCCGATGCAGGACATCCTGCTCTGA
- a CDS encoding methylated-DNA--[protein]-cysteine S-methyltransferase, with translation MAVRVTRHLYSAEGFGVGEVWERAGVVVQHELASAAVARDGSAAQAWELCARFVCHLAGERVEYGDVALDLGGLTPFQAALVEAARSVPWGEVVSYGELAALAGRPGAARAAGTFCAENRFALIVPCHRIVAADGIGGYGAGGVALKRRLLALEGVAL, from the coding sequence GTGGCAGTGCGCGTGACGCGGCACCTCTACTCGGCCGAGGGCTTCGGCGTCGGCGAGGTGTGGGAGCGTGCGGGCGTGGTCGTCCAGCACGAGCTCGCCTCGGCGGCCGTCGCCCGGGACGGCTCCGCCGCGCAGGCGTGGGAGTTGTGTGCCCGCTTCGTGTGCCACCTCGCGGGCGAGCGGGTCGAGTACGGCGACGTCGCGCTCGATCTCGGCGGGCTTACGCCGTTCCAGGCGGCGCTCGTCGAGGCCGCGCGCTCGGTGCCGTGGGGCGAGGTCGTGTCCTACGGCGAGCTGGCCGCGCTCGCCGGGCGGCCCGGTGCCGCCCGCGCCGCGGGCACGTTCTGCGCGGAGAACCGCTTCGCCCTCATCGTGCCGTGCCACCGCATCGTGGCCGCCGACGGCATCGGCGGCTACGGCGCCGGCGGCGTCGCGCTCAAGCGCCGGCTGCTCGCACTCGAAGGGGTGGCGCTGTGA
- the pruA gene encoding L-glutamate gamma-semialdehyde dehydrogenase — MSAPGIFRPPAAVNEPILAYLPGSPERAELQQRLAQMSSQRIHIPLVIGGERVETGTTFEAVMPHKHAHVLADVERGDASHVERAIAAAGRAHETWSRTPWHERVAVFLRAAELLSGPWRSTLNAATMLNQSKTVHQAEIDASCETIDFLRYNADYLVRIYGEQPVSSQGVWNRMEYRALEGFVLAISPFNFTAIGANLTTSPALMGNTVVWKPASTQALSAWYTMRLLEEAGLPPGVINLVFGPGAEIGAAALSSPDLAGVHFTGSTGVFQGIWRTIGSGIDRYRNYPRIVGETGGKDFILAHPSADPAEVSAAVIRGSFEYQGQKCSASSRLYIPSNLWSDVRDTLQREVSQIAMGDVRDFTNFMGAVIDGSSFRTQVEAIAEAREAGAEIVVGGGSDDSEGWFVEPTVVETDDPGFRLLRDELFGPVVTAYVYDESRWDETLDLVDTTSAYALTGAVFADDRSAIEQAHDRLRYAAGNFYVNDKPTGAVVGQQPFGGARASGTNDKAGSMWNLIRWVSPRTVKETLVPPRDYRYPFLQPDE, encoded by the coding sequence GTGAGCGCTCCCGGCATCTTCCGCCCGCCTGCTGCCGTGAACGAGCCCATCCTCGCGTACCTCCCCGGCTCGCCGGAGCGTGCGGAGCTGCAGCAGCGGCTCGCGCAGATGTCCTCGCAGCGCATCCACATCCCGCTCGTGATCGGCGGCGAACGCGTCGAGACAGGCACCACGTTCGAGGCGGTGATGCCTCACAAGCACGCGCACGTGCTCGCCGACGTGGAGCGCGGCGACGCGTCGCACGTCGAGCGCGCGATCGCGGCCGCAGGCAGGGCGCATGAGACGTGGTCTCGTACCCCGTGGCACGAGCGCGTGGCCGTCTTCCTGCGCGCGGCGGAGCTCCTGAGCGGGCCGTGGCGGTCGACGCTGAACGCCGCGACGATGCTGAACCAGTCGAAGACGGTGCACCAGGCCGAGATCGACGCCTCCTGCGAGACCATCGATTTCCTCCGCTACAACGCCGACTACCTCGTCCGTATCTACGGCGAGCAGCCGGTGTCCTCGCAGGGGGTGTGGAACCGGATGGAGTACCGGGCGCTGGAAGGCTTCGTGCTGGCGATCAGCCCCTTCAACTTCACCGCCATCGGCGCCAACCTCACGACCTCGCCGGCCCTGATGGGCAACACGGTCGTCTGGAAGCCCGCCTCGACCCAGGCGCTGTCGGCCTGGTACACGATGCGGCTGCTCGAGGAGGCGGGCCTGCCTCCCGGCGTCATCAACCTCGTCTTCGGACCCGGCGCGGAGATCGGCGCGGCGGCGCTTTCGAGCCCCGATCTCGCCGGCGTCCACTTCACCGGATCGACAGGCGTCTTCCAGGGCATCTGGCGCACGATCGGCAGCGGCATCGACCGCTATCGCAACTATCCGCGCATCGTCGGCGAGACGGGCGGCAAGGACTTCATCCTCGCGCATCCCTCCGCCGACCCGGCGGAGGTGTCGGCCGCCGTCATCCGCGGCTCGTTCGAGTACCAGGGGCAGAAGTGCTCCGCTTCGTCGCGGCTCTACATCCCCTCGAACCTGTGGAGCGACGTCCGCGACACGCTGCAGCGGGAGGTCTCCCAGATCGCGATGGGCGACGTGCGCGACTTCACGAACTTCATGGGCGCCGTCATCGACGGCTCGTCGTTCCGCACCCAGGTGGAGGCGATTGCCGAGGCGCGGGAGGCGGGCGCCGAGATCGTCGTCGGCGGCGGCAGCGACGACAGCGAGGGCTGGTTCGTCGAGCCGACCGTGGTCGAGACCGACGATCCCGGCTTCCGCCTGTTGCGCGACGAGCTGTTCGGTCCGGTCGTCACCGCCTATGTCTACGACGAGTCGCGCTGGGACGAGACGCTCGACCTCGTCGACACGACCAGCGCGTACGCCCTCACCGGCGCCGTCTTCGCGGACGACCGCTCCGCGATCGAGCAGGCGCACGACCGGCTGCGCTACGCGGCGGGCAACTTCTACGTGAACGACAAGCCCACCGGCGCCGTCGTCGGCCAGCAGCCGTTCGGGGGTGCGCGGGCGTCCGGCACGAACGACAAGGCCGGCTCGATGTGGAACCTGATCCGCTGGGTGAGCCCGCGCACGGTGAAGGAGACGCTCGTGCCTCCCCGCGACTACCGCTACCCGTTCCTGCAGCCGGACGAGTAG